One window from the genome of Dermacentor silvarum isolate Dsil-2018 chromosome 7, BIME_Dsil_1.4, whole genome shotgun sequence encodes:
- the LOC119459630 gene encoding cuticle protein 10.9, translating into MIAKVIVAFVFTVATTVGQLGPQGQFINRRPGAVVAAGAGPGASLPEPVYPPQPYSFGYDNVDEYGTQSFHKEESDANNVKTGSYGYRDVNGTYRKVTYVADADGFRATVDMNEPGTITGHTADAIFSSKQGPVLGAAKSASAPAPVYAAADRAPLSRGQPRRVIFTN; encoded by the exons ATGATTGCCAAG GTTATCGTCGCTTTCGTCTTCACTGTCGCCACCACCGTGGGACAGCTCGGCCCTCAAGGCCAGTTCATCAACAGGCGTCCTGGCGCCGTTGTAGCAGCTGGTGCCGGCCCTGGCGCCTCTTTGCCCGAGCCCGTCTAC ccgccgcagccgtaCAGTTTCGGCTACGACAACGTGGACGAGTACGGCACACAGTCCTTCCACAAGGAGGAGAGCGACGCCAACAACGTGAAGACCGGATCCTACGGCTATCGGGACGTCAACGGCACCTACCGGAAGGTGACCTACGTGGCCGACGCCGACGGCTTCCGGGCCACCGTCGACATGAATGAGCCGGGAACCATTACTGGCCACACCGCCGACGCGATCTTCAGCTCCAAGCAGGGCCCAGTTCTGGGTGCGGCCAAGTCGGCGTCAGCTCCCGCCCCTGTATACGCTGCTGCCGATCGGGCTCCGTTGTCTCGGGGACAGCCAAGGCGCGTAATCTTTACAAATTGA